Proteins encoded together in one Gallus gallus isolate bGalGal1 chromosome 18, bGalGal1.mat.broiler.GRCg7b, whole genome shotgun sequence window:
- the LOC121107135 gene encoding uncharacterized protein LOC121107135 isoform X1, whose translation MYTGNRKGGARCWSVGASADYKTGACRRLRPALRRVWGHQEGMVAELGAAPAAGRLHGDGPEQHGPLGRDGEKSAGQQVCKAWKVQDTLLQVLPSCGLCAGGTPGGRSVPSTAQDGACGQPSAAPPAASPPPSCTGPALPAALGSRLCCSTAGGGTAAGGEQRVRSWGAAWHVTAPAHLPPHRRGNRCCVALRNSSNHVSLCVIFYLGNASSEGLLLGDEMKIMTKCCKPSTLARGSEQPALPRARPVESAVSTAWAAGTGVGTRLGTAATLCLQHPPRRIGGSDFESGHSSSTALREGVAEMPSHPTAPGSGTHVSPARRRGCLHATLSQHHRLCGVPPPRGSPSSARLTLCNRFPVPGIASQQRCLHRGWSESC comes from the coding sequence ACAGGAGCCTGCAgaaggctgcggccggcgctgcgCCGGGTGTGGGGACACCAGGAGGGGATGGTGGCAGAGCTCggagcagcccctgctgcaggACGCCTGCACGGAGATGGCCCCGAGCAGCACGGGCCTCTGGGAAGAGACGGAGAGAAATCTGCTGGACAACAGGTCTGCAAGGCCTGGAAGGTTCAGGACACGCTGCTGCAGGTCCTGcccagctgtgggctgtgcgcAGGAGGGACGCCGGGGGGACGCAGCGTCCCCAGCACGGCGCAGGACGGGGCGTGTGGGCAGCCAagtgcagctcctcctgctgcttccccacCGCCATCCTGCACCGGCCCAGCACTTCCAGCTGCCCTCGGCTCccggctctgctgcagcacggCTGGAGGAGGCACGGCGGCAGGAGGGGAGCAAAGGGTGAGAAGTTGGGGGGCCGCGTGGCACGTCACAGCCCCTGCCCACCTTCCCCCGCACCGCCGAGGGAACAGATGTTGCGTGGcactgagaaacagcagcaatcATGTCAGTTTATGTGTCATTTTCTACTTGGGTAATGCGAGCAGTGAAGGATTGCTGCTCGGAGATGAGATGAAAATCATGACAAAGTGCTGCAAGCCCAGCACTTTGGCGAGGGGGAGcgagcagccagccctgcctcGTGCCCGCCCGGTGGAgtctgcagtgagcacagcGTGGGCTGCTGGGACAGGGGTGGGCACCCGGCTTGGCACTGCAGCCACGCTCTGTCTCCAGCACCCACCACGAAGGATTGGAGGGAGCGATTTCGAGAGCGGccacagcagctccacagctctGAGGGAGGGGGTGGCCGAGATGCCGAGCCACCCCACCGCCCCAGGCAGTGGCACCCACGTGTCCCCAGCGCGACGCCGGGGCTGCCTGCACGCCACTCTCTCCCAACACCATCGTCTCTGTGGAGTCCCTCCTCCACGCGGGTCTCCTTCCAGCGCTCGTCTCACTCTGTGTAATCGCTTCCCGGTGCCAGGGATCGCATCTCAGCAGCGCTGCTTACACAGGGGCTGGAGCGAATCCTGCTGA
- the LOC121107135 gene encoding uncharacterized protein LOC121107135 isoform X2: MGTGACRRLRPALRRVWGHQEGMVAELGAAPAAGRLHGDGPEQHGPLGRDGEKSAGQQVCKAWKVQDTLLQVLPSCGLCAGGTPGGRSVPSTAQDGACGQPSAAPPAASPPPSCTGPALPAALGSRLCCSTAGGGTAAGGEQRVRSWGAAWHVTAPAHLPPHRRGNRCCVALRNSSNHVSLCVIFYLGNASSEGLLLGDEMKIMTKCCKPSTLARGSEQPALPRARPVESAVSTAWAAGTGVGTRLGTAATLCLQHPPRRIGGSDFESGHSSSTALREGVAEMPSHPTAPGSGTHVSPARRRGCLHATLSQHHRLCGVPPPRGSPSSARLTLCNRFPVPGIASQQRCLHRGWSESC, from the coding sequence ACAGGAGCCTGCAgaaggctgcggccggcgctgcgCCGGGTGTGGGGACACCAGGAGGGGATGGTGGCAGAGCTCggagcagcccctgctgcaggACGCCTGCACGGAGATGGCCCCGAGCAGCACGGGCCTCTGGGAAGAGACGGAGAGAAATCTGCTGGACAACAGGTCTGCAAGGCCTGGAAGGTTCAGGACACGCTGCTGCAGGTCCTGcccagctgtgggctgtgcgcAGGAGGGACGCCGGGGGGACGCAGCGTCCCCAGCACGGCGCAGGACGGGGCGTGTGGGCAGCCAagtgcagctcctcctgctgcttccccacCGCCATCCTGCACCGGCCCAGCACTTCCAGCTGCCCTCGGCTCccggctctgctgcagcacggCTGGAGGAGGCACGGCGGCAGGAGGGGAGCAAAGGGTGAGAAGTTGGGGGGCCGCGTGGCACGTCACAGCCCCTGCCCACCTTCCCCCGCACCGCCGAGGGAACAGATGTTGCGTGGcactgagaaacagcagcaatcATGTCAGTTTATGTGTCATTTTCTACTTGGGTAATGCGAGCAGTGAAGGATTGCTGCTCGGAGATGAGATGAAAATCATGACAAAGTGCTGCAAGCCCAGCACTTTGGCGAGGGGGAGcgagcagccagccctgcctcGTGCCCGCCCGGTGGAgtctgcagtgagcacagcGTGGGCTGCTGGGACAGGGGTGGGCACCCGGCTTGGCACTGCAGCCACGCTCTGTCTCCAGCACCCACCACGAAGGATTGGAGGGAGCGATTTCGAGAGCGGccacagcagctccacagctctGAGGGAGGGGGTGGCCGAGATGCCGAGCCACCCCACCGCCCCAGGCAGTGGCACCCACGTGTCCCCAGCGCGACGCCGGGGCTGCCTGCACGCCACTCTCTCCCAACACCATCGTCTCTGTGGAGTCCCTCCTCCACGCGGGTCTCCTTCCAGCGCTCGTCTCACTCTGTGTAATCGCTTCCCGGTGCCAGGGATCGCATCTCAGCAGCGCTGCTTACACAGGGGCTGGAGCGAATCCTGCTGA
- the LOC121107135 gene encoding uncharacterized protein LOC121107135 isoform X3, with amino-acid sequence MVAELGAAPAAGRLHGDGPEQHGPLGRDGEKSAGQQVCKAWKVQDTLLQVLPSCGLCAGGTPGGRSVPSTAQDGACGQPSAAPPAASPPPSCTGPALPAALGSRLCCSTAGGGTAAGGEQRVRSWGAAWHVTAPAHLPPHRRGNRCCVALRNSSNHVSLCVIFYLGNASSEGLLLGDEMKIMTKCCKPSTLARGSEQPALPRARPVESAVSTAWAAGTGVGTRLGTAATLCLQHPPRRIGGSDFESGHSSSTALREGVAEMPSHPTAPGSGTHVSPARRRGCLHATLSQHHRLCGVPPPRGSPSSARLTLCNRFPVPGIASQQRCLHRGWSESC; translated from the coding sequence ATGGTGGCAGAGCTCggagcagcccctgctgcaggACGCCTGCACGGAGATGGCCCCGAGCAGCACGGGCCTCTGGGAAGAGACGGAGAGAAATCTGCTGGACAACAGGTCTGCAAGGCCTGGAAGGTTCAGGACACGCTGCTGCAGGTCCTGcccagctgtgggctgtgcgcAGGAGGGACGCCGGGGGGACGCAGCGTCCCCAGCACGGCGCAGGACGGGGCGTGTGGGCAGCCAagtgcagctcctcctgctgcttccccacCGCCATCCTGCACCGGCCCAGCACTTCCAGCTGCCCTCGGCTCccggctctgctgcagcacggCTGGAGGAGGCACGGCGGCAGGAGGGGAGCAAAGGGTGAGAAGTTGGGGGGCCGCGTGGCACGTCACAGCCCCTGCCCACCTTCCCCCGCACCGCCGAGGGAACAGATGTTGCGTGGcactgagaaacagcagcaatcATGTCAGTTTATGTGTCATTTTCTACTTGGGTAATGCGAGCAGTGAAGGATTGCTGCTCGGAGATGAGATGAAAATCATGACAAAGTGCTGCAAGCCCAGCACTTTGGCGAGGGGGAGcgagcagccagccctgcctcGTGCCCGCCCGGTGGAgtctgcagtgagcacagcGTGGGCTGCTGGGACAGGGGTGGGCACCCGGCTTGGCACTGCAGCCACGCTCTGTCTCCAGCACCCACCACGAAGGATTGGAGGGAGCGATTTCGAGAGCGGccacagcagctccacagctctGAGGGAGGGGGTGGCCGAGATGCCGAGCCACCCCACCGCCCCAGGCAGTGGCACCCACGTGTCCCCAGCGCGACGCCGGGGCTGCCTGCACGCCACTCTCTCCCAACACCATCGTCTCTGTGGAGTCCCTCCTCCACGCGGGTCTCCTTCCAGCGCTCGTCTCACTCTGTGTAATCGCTTCCCGGTGCCAGGGATCGCATCTCAGCAGCGCTGCTTACACAGGGGCTGGAGCGAATCCTGCTGA